From [Flavobacterium] thermophilum:
CGCAGGCGCTGCTTGGAAAGCCGAAGGTGCTCATTTTGGACGAGCCGACCAACGGCCTTGACCCGGCCGGCATTCGCGAAATGCGCGCCTTCATCCGCTTTTTGGCGGAAACGGAAGGGTTGAGCGTCCTCGTTTCATCGCATTTGTTAAGCGAAATTCAATTAATGTGCGACCGCGTCGCCATTATGGCGAAAGGGCGGCTCTTGGCGGTCGACACGGTGGAGCGGCTGTTAAACCAGCAGGCGCGCGTCGTTTGGAAAGCCGTTCCGATCGAGCGGGCGCGGGCGCTGTTAGCGGCGGAAACCGAGGTGTTGCGCGCCGATGAAGAGACGATCGTCACGCCATATGAGCCGTCGAGACTAGCCGCTTGGAACGCCAAGCTTGTCCAAGCCGGCGTCTCGGTTTCGGAAATTGAACCGCGGCTGCCGACGCTCGAGGACTTGTTTATCGAGCTGACAGGGGGCGAAACGATTGAGTAAGCTCGTGTATAATGAAATGTTGAAAATCGTTCGCAAACGGCGTCTATGGGTGATCGCCGCCATCATTGCGGTGCTCGTCGCCTTGTTTACATACGCCCAATACCGCGAGACGGAAGAACTGCGAAAACGGCTTGGCACGACCGACTGGCGGACGCAGCTGCAGCAGCAAATCGTCGATTTGCAAAACCGCCTCCAGTCGCCGAGCATGTCGGAAGAATGGCGGAAGTATTTGCAAATCCGTCTCAAGCAGCAGCAGTATTACTTAGAACATAACATCAACCCGTCCGCTCCTGGTGCGCCGACGTTTATGCGCACGTTTATCGAAAACGCCATCGATTTGTTCTTGCCGCTTTTGGTGATGGTGGTGGCGGCCGATTTAGTGTCGTCCGAGGCAAGCGCTGGAACGATCAAGCTGCTTCTCGTTCGGCCGGTGAAGCGGTGGAAAGTGCTGCTCAGCAAATATATCGCGCTCTTGTTGTCTGTCTCGTTTGTGATGTTGGCGACAGCAGTGTTGTCGTATGTCATTTCCGGTCTTGTGTTCGGGTACGGCGGCTTTCATCTGCCACTATTGACCGGTTTTGTCCCTCAAGGAGAGGATCTCGATACAACGAACGTTCACATGATTCCGCAATGGAAATACATTTTGATCGAGCTTGGGCTCGCCACGTTTGTGAGTGCTGTTGTCGGCACGCTGACGTTTATGTGTTCCGTGCTGCTTCGGAGCACGGCGGCAGTGATGGGCATTATGCTCGCGGCATTGATTTCTGGCGCGATTTTGTCGAACATGGTGTCGTCATGGCATTCGGCGAAATATTTGTTTATGGTCAATTTGCGGCTGACAGATTACATAAAAGGAGCGACTCCGCCGATTGAGGGAATGACGCTTGGCTTTTCGATGGCCGTGCTGGCCGTTTGGGGGCTTGCAGGGCTTCTTGTCGCTTTTTTTGTCTTTATGCGGCGAGATGTCTATTGAAAACGGCAGAGCGGCGAAAACCCGAGGGGGTGTTCCCTCGGGTTTTTCAGTGAAAGGGGATGAAATGCCTATCTATTCGGCTGCTTGTCGTGAACGCCGGCGAGTCCAAGCGCGTGATGGCCCCGCAGCAACTGCTCCACGGCCGGCCATTGCTGTTCATCGCAACGGATGAGAAGCACGATATCAGCGCCTGTGCGGCTTTGACGGTGCGTGGATTTTCGGTTTACCCACCATTTGAGCAAAATGCCGATTCCGATGCCTGAAACCGCCCCGATAATCCCCCAAAT
This genomic window contains:
- a CDS encoding Fluoroquinolones export ATP-binding protein Rv2688c/MT2762; this encodes MTKRATLMVKELRKTIRGKEIIKGISFELHEGEVFGFLGPNGAGKTTTIRMLVGLIRPTAGTVAIGGYDLHRQFTDAIRQIGCIVENPEMYPYLTGWENLEHFARMMPGIGADRIMEVAKLVGLEQRIHDRVGTYSLGMRQRLGIAQALLGKPKVLILDEPTNGLDPAGIREMRAFIRFLAETEGLSVLVSSHLLSEIQLMCDRVAIMAKGRLLAVDTVERLLNQQARVVWKAVPIERARALLAAETEVLRADEETIVTPYEPSRLAAWNAKLVQAGVSVSEIEPRLPTLEDLFIELTGGETIE
- a CDS encoding ABC-type transport system involved in multi-copper enzyme maturation, permease component, with amino-acid sequence MSKLVYNEMLKIVRKRRLWVIAAIIAVLVALFTYAQYRETEELRKRLGTTDWRTQLQQQIVDLQNRLQSPSMSEEWRKYLQIRLKQQQYYLEHNINPSAPGAPTFMRTFIENAIDLFLPLLVMVVAADLVSSEASAGTIKLLLVRPVKRWKVLLSKYIALLLSVSFVMLATAVLSYVISGLVFGYGGFHLPLLTGFVPQGEDLDTTNVHMIPQWKYILIELGLATFVSAVVGTLTFMCSVLLRSTAAVMGIMLAALISGAILSNMVSSWHSAKYLFMVNLRLTDYIKGATPPIEGMTLGFSMAVLAVWGLAGLLVAFFVFMRRDVY